A part of Tardiphaga sp. vice304 genomic DNA contains:
- the prfB gene encoding peptide chain release factor 2 (programmed frameshift) yields the protein MRPEFERLVEEIKQSVGLLRRHLDVDASTARLAELNKLAEDPNLWNDPQKAQKLMQERTSLEDSLTGIGKVMRELDDNVEMIELGEAEGDDGVVVEAEQALKALKKEVARRELEALLGGEADRFDSYLEVHAGAGGTESQDWANILLRMYTRWAEKHGFKVEYLEETAGEEAGIKSATIQISGHNAYGWLKTEAGVHRLVRISPFDSNARRHTSFSSVAIFPVVDNTIKIDINESDVRVDTMRSGGAGGQHVNKTESAVRLTHIPSGVAVVCQAGRSQHKNKAQAWDMLRARLYEIELKKREAQAAADQAAKTEIGWGHQIRSYVLQPYQMVKDLRTGVQTSDTSGVLDGDLDEFMAATLAQRAFGTSPGAGTIDDVD from the exons ATGCGCCCAGAATTCGAACGCCTCGTTGAAGAGATCAAGCAGTCAGTCGGGCTGCTGAGGAGGCATCTT GACGTCGATGCATCCACGGCACGCCTCGCAGAGCTGAACAAGCTCGCCGAAGACCCCAATCTCTGGAACGATCCCCAGAAAGCCCAGAAACTGATGCAGGAGCGGACCTCGCTGGAGGATTCGCTGACCGGTATCGGCAAGGTCATGCGTGAACTCGACGATAACGTCGAGATGATCGAGCTCGGCGAGGCCGAGGGCGATGACGGCGTCGTGGTCGAGGCCGAACAGGCGCTGAAGGCGCTGAAGAAGGAAGTCGCGCGCCGCGAGCTGGAAGCGCTGCTCGGCGGCGAGGCCGATCGCTTCGACTCCTATCTCGAAGTCCACGCCGGCGCCGGCGGTACCGAGAGCCAGGACTGGGCGAACATCCTGCTGCGCATGTATACGCGCTGGGCGGAGAAGCACGGCTTCAAGGTCGAATATCTCGAAGAGACCGCCGGCGAAGAAGCCGGCATCAAATCCGCGACCATCCAGATCTCCGGCCACAACGCCTATGGCTGGCTGAAGACCGAGGCCGGCGTGCATCGCCTGGTGCGGATCTCGCCGTTCGATTCCAACGCGCGGCGGCACACCTCGTTTTCGAGCGTGGCGATCTTCCCGGTGGTCGATAACACCATCAAGATCGACATCAACGAATCTGACGTCCGCGTCGACACGATGCGCTCCGGCGGCGCCGGCGGCCAGCACGTCAACAAGACCGAATCCGCGGTGCGTCTGACGCATATCCCGTCGGGCGTCGCGGTGGTCTGTCAGGCCGGCCGATCGCAGCACAAGAACAAGGCGCAGGCCTGGGACATGCTGCGCGCGCGACTCTACGAGATCGAGCTGAAGAAGCGCGAAGCGCAGGCCGCTGCCGACCAGGCCGCCAAGACCGAGATCGGCTGGGGCCACCAGATCCGCTCCTACGTGTTGCAGCCCTACCAGATGGTCAAGGACCTGCGCACCGGCGTGCAGACCTCGGACACCTCCGGCGTGCTCGATGGCGACCTCGACGAGTTCATGGCGGCGACGCTGGCGCAGCGCGCTTTCGGCACCTCGCCGGGCGCCGGCACGATCGACGACGTCGACTAA
- a CDS encoding helix-turn-helix domain-containing protein yields MPKIDHGNHDGATRDMANPAARKVIDEDPVSRDFGDRVRTMREQAGLTLEAFSKLSGVSRAMLSSVERGEKSPTIGLARRIALALNTSFSTLLGDVDAPRRAFAVVRKDQRQVFRDAKTGFERFLLSPVMAGMAVEVVLHHLPPKTSTGELPAYPAGTSKHVLATHGRVTVRTRDTETVLEEGDSLYFEVDVEHWFENRTTRRCEYYLVIAAAPSYARRSDAKA; encoded by the coding sequence ATGCCTAAGATCGATCACGGCAATCACGACGGAGCGACACGCGACATGGCGAACCCTGCGGCACGGAAGGTCATCGACGAAGACCCCGTCAGCCGTGACTTCGGCGACCGCGTCCGCACCATGCGCGAGCAGGCCGGCCTGACGCTGGAGGCCTTTTCGAAACTGTCCGGCGTGAGCCGCGCGATGCTGTCGAGCGTCGAGCGCGGCGAGAAGAGCCCGACGATCGGCCTGGCGCGGCGCATTGCACTCGCGCTGAATACGTCATTCTCGACTCTGCTGGGAGACGTCGATGCGCCTCGTCGCGCCTTCGCGGTCGTGCGCAAAGATCAGCGACAGGTGTTTCGCGACGCCAAGACCGGCTTCGAGCGTTTCCTGCTGTCGCCGGTGATGGCCGGCATGGCGGTGGAAGTCGTGCTGCACCATCTGCCGCCGAAGACATCGACCGGCGAACTGCCCGCCTACCCGGCCGGCACGTCCAAGCATGTTCTGGCCACGCATGGCCGCGTGACGGTCCGGACCCGGGATACCGAGACCGTTCTGGAGGAAGGCGACTCGCTGTATTTCGAGGTCGATGTCGAGCACTGGTTCGAGAACCGGACGACGCGCCGCTGCGAGTACTATCTGGTGATCGCGGCGGCGCCGAGCTATGCCCGCCGCAGCGACGCAAAAGCGTAG
- a CDS encoding fumarylacetoacetate hydrolase family protein — MRLVTFLHNGHQAVGIADEMLTQVSPLPAEIAPDMLTLIANYDRLKDGLAAAAGAPLPIAGLQLLAPIPRPSRNVFCVGKNYHEHAKEFAGSGFDSSAKEVVPEAPVIFTKPSSTVIGPGASIPNYLDPTDSTDYEGELTVIIGRGGRGITKQDALAHVFGYTIINDVTARTLQHKHRQWFIGKGIDGFCPMGPAILTADEMPDPTKMQLKTYVNGELRQDASVADLIFDIPTLIECISSVITLEPGDLLATGTPAGVGLGFKPPRFLKKGDVVAIDVSGIGRLENPVG; from the coding sequence ATGCGCCTCGTCACGTTCCTTCATAACGGCCATCAGGCCGTCGGCATCGCCGATGAGATGCTCACGCAGGTTTCGCCGCTGCCAGCCGAAATCGCGCCGGACATGCTGACCCTGATCGCCAATTACGATCGCCTGAAGGACGGGCTGGCCGCTGCCGCAGGCGCGCCGCTGCCGATCGCCGGGTTGCAGCTCCTCGCGCCGATCCCGCGTCCGTCGCGAAACGTGTTCTGCGTCGGCAAGAACTATCACGAACACGCCAAGGAATTCGCCGGCTCCGGCTTCGACTCCTCGGCCAAGGAAGTGGTGCCGGAAGCGCCGGTGATCTTCACCAAGCCGTCGAGTACCGTGATCGGGCCGGGCGCGTCGATCCCGAACTATCTGGATCCGACCGACAGCACCGACTACGAGGGCGAGCTGACCGTGATCATCGGTCGCGGCGGCCGCGGCATCACCAAGCAGGATGCCCTGGCGCATGTGTTCGGCTACACGATCATCAACGACGTCACCGCGCGCACGCTGCAGCACAAGCACCGGCAGTGGTTCATCGGCAAGGGCATCGACGGGTTCTGTCCGATGGGACCGGCTATTCTGACGGCCGATGAAATGCCGGACCCGACCAAGATGCAGCTCAAGACCTACGTCAACGGCGAACTGCGCCAGGATGCGTCGGTCGCCGATCTGATCTTCGACATTCCGACGCTGATCGAGTGTATCTCGTCCGTGATTACCTTGGAGCCCGGCGATCTGTTGGCCACCGGCACGCCGGCCGGCGTCGGCCTCGGCTTCAAGCCGCCGCGCTTCCTCAAGAAGGGCGACGTGGTGGCCATTGACGTCAGCGGCATCGGCAGACTGGAAAATCCGGTCGGCTGA
- a CDS encoding tripartite tricarboxylate transporter substrate binding protein, whose amino-acid sequence MKRRDFIAGLGGLSALAVTGQSARAQDAWPTRNMTMIVPFPAGGQADIAARPIAQYMQKVLGKPVIIDNRSGAGGSLGNATAARAQPDGHTMLMTLSSLAVLPEADRIYERPVAYEVDQLQPIARVLADPTLFAVPASAPWKTIADFVADAKARPGAIAYGSSGPFGTLHVSMEMFAIAADIKLLHVPYRGASPAISDLLGGQIQALASAPGTLKQHVDAGTLRVLANFGGERLAAFPNVPTFKELGYSDVEFYIWAGLFVPKGVPQPVVTKLRETMKSAMSDPEVTRTFEAAGNMPAYQDADAFAQFVAKDSARLVAVAKKIGKV is encoded by the coding sequence ATGAAACGTCGCGACTTCATCGCGGGCCTTGGCGGCCTTTCGGCTCTCGCCGTGACCGGCCAGAGCGCCCGCGCGCAGGACGCCTGGCCGACCCGCAACATGACCATGATCGTGCCGTTTCCGGCCGGCGGGCAGGCCGACATCGCGGCGCGTCCGATCGCCCAGTACATGCAAAAGGTGCTCGGCAAGCCGGTCATCATCGATAACCGCTCTGGCGCCGGCGGCTCGCTCGGCAATGCGACCGCAGCACGCGCGCAGCCCGACGGCCACACCATGCTGATGACGCTGTCGTCGCTCGCCGTGCTGCCGGAAGCCGACCGCATCTATGAGCGTCCCGTCGCTTATGAAGTCGATCAGCTGCAGCCGATCGCGCGCGTGCTCGCCGATCCGACGCTGTTCGCCGTGCCGGCCAGCGCGCCGTGGAAGACCATTGCGGACTTCGTCGCCGACGCCAAAGCGCGGCCCGGTGCCATCGCCTATGGCTCGTCCGGCCCGTTCGGCACGCTGCATGTCTCGATGGAAATGTTCGCGATCGCCGCCGACATCAAGCTGCTGCACGTTCCCTACCGTGGTGCTTCGCCGGCGATCAGCGATCTCCTGGGCGGCCAGATCCAGGCGCTGGCCTCCGCGCCGGGCACGCTGAAGCAGCATGTCGATGCCGGCACGCTGCGCGTTCTCGCCAATTTCGGCGGCGAGCGCCTGGCCGCCTTCCCGAACGTGCCGACGTTCAAGGAACTGGGCTACTCCGATGTCGAGTTCTACATCTGGGCCGGCCTGTTCGTGCCGAAGGGTGTCCCGCAGCCGGTGGTGACAAAGCTGCGCGAAACGATGAAGTCCGCGATGAGCGATCCGGAAGTGACCCGGACGTTCGAGGCCGCCGGCAATATGCCGGCCTATCAGGACGCCGACGCCTTCGCGCAATTCGTCGCCAAGGACAGCGCGCGCCTGGTCGCGGTAGCCAAGAAGATCGGCAAGGTCTGA